One genomic segment of Desulfocapsa sulfexigens DSM 10523 includes these proteins:
- the larE gene encoding ATP-dependent sacrificial sulfur transferase LarE, translated as MNSLNGYGDVAVAFSGGVDSTLLLYAALEALGREHVVVVHGVSELISEREKGSANTILDELQIDLERRVEVALHPLIWPEFVANTQDRCYFCKKRMYQSFLRSLEKLEIQVLLDGSNVDDLKSSRPGFRAIHELGIRTPLLDSGLNKDDIRTLASEFHLSNCSKPSNSCLATRLPAGVQITQEYLNAVEKYEDFLLSRDFTGCRARPEGRDMVLELSGIDGNRLLTSSMRIEIIHFFQSEGFSRVLIDLIPRR; from the coding sequence ATTAATAGCCTTAATGGGTATGGAGACGTTGCCGTCGCCTTTTCAGGCGGTGTTGATTCCACCCTGCTCCTCTATGCTGCCCTGGAGGCATTGGGAAGGGAACATGTCGTTGTGGTACATGGAGTATCCGAACTTATCAGTGAAAGGGAAAAAGGGAGTGCGAATACTATTCTGGATGAATTGCAAATCGATCTGGAAAGGAGAGTCGAGGTAGCGCTTCATCCTCTGATCTGGCCTGAATTTGTTGCCAATACCCAGGATCGCTGCTATTTTTGCAAAAAAAGAATGTATCAGAGTTTTCTGCGTAGCCTTGAAAAACTTGAAATTCAGGTTCTGCTTGACGGGAGTAATGTTGATGACCTGAAGAGCAGCAGACCGGGATTTCGCGCCATTCATGAACTTGGTATACGGACCCCCTTACTTGATTCAGGTTTAAATAAGGATGATATTCGTACCCTGGCCTCCGAGTTTCACTTGAGTAATTGCAGTAAACCATCTAATTCATGCCTGGCTACTCGATTACCTGCTGGGGTGCAAATAACACAAGAGTACCTGAACGCTGTTGAAAAGTATGAAGACTTTCTTTTGAGTCGTGATTTTACGGGCTGCAGGGCAAGGCCCGAGGGCAGGGATATGGTACTTGAGCTTTCGGGGATAGATGGGAACCGATTGCTTACATCGTCCATGCGCATTGAAATTATACATTTCTTTCAATCAGAGGGATTTTCAAGGGTTCTTATTGACTTGATCCCCCGCCGTTAA
- a CDS encoding response regulator transcription factor — MKKITVVIIDDHPVIRHGVRSVVKKQPDMIVLGESDSATSALPLVKETQPDVAILDITMAGISGIDLIPYVKALSEKTIIIIYTMHQNHDNIFRACKAGAKGYVLKSDEIRDLLTAIREVMQGEISLSSSFPDNIREQLLKGECEHGVLSVLSPREHEIANLFSQGMTPDEIGEILFISPKTVRVHRTNIMHKLNCSRSNELLLLLQDYFPH, encoded by the coding sequence GTGAAAAAGATTACTGTTGTTATAATTGATGACCATCCTGTTATCCGTCATGGAGTGAGGTCTGTTGTCAAGAAGCAACCCGATATGATTGTGCTGGGAGAATCGGACTCAGCAACTTCCGCGTTACCTCTGGTAAAGGAAACACAGCCAGATGTTGCAATTCTTGATATAACCATGGCCGGAATCAGTGGCATTGATCTCATCCCATACGTCAAAGCCCTTTCTGAAAAGACGATCATCATCATTTACACCATGCACCAGAACCACGATAATATTTTTCGTGCATGCAAAGCCGGTGCAAAGGGATATGTGTTAAAAAGTGATGAAATCAGAGACCTTCTCACTGCAATTCGGGAGGTTATGCAGGGGGAAATCTCCCTAAGCAGTTCATTTCCTGACAACATACGTGAGCAACTCTTAAAGGGTGAATGCGAGCACGGAGTTCTTTCCGTTCTCTCTCCACGAGAACATGAAATTGCAAACCTTTTTTCTCAGGGAATGACTCCCGATGAAATAGGAGAAATACTATTCATCAGTCCGAAAACCGTTCGCGTTCACCGGACAAATATTATGCACAAACTGAACTGTAGTCGATCCAATGAACTCCTTCTCCTGCTACAGGATTATTTTCCTCACTAG
- a CDS encoding homocysteine biosynthesis protein has protein sequence MSEKPVQKTYEEINARIKAGEAVIVTAEEMVGIVKAKGAEGAAREVDVVTTGTFSPMCSSGAFLNFGQMTPTIKASRVWINKVSAYAGLAAVDCYIGATEPVEDDPLNKLYPGEFRYGGGHVIEDLLAGKKVFLEAKAYGTDCYLARKMKKELTLAELPYAMLCNPRNGYQNYNCAVNLSDKAVHTYMGTLKPHCRNANYCSAGELSPLFNDPHYKTIGIGTRIFLGGGIGYVTSHGTQHNPNAPRHKNGTPVRPAGTIMVQGDMKQMSSRFIRGISILGYGNTMAVGLGIPIPILNAEMAAYTGVSDDELFTQVIDYGYDYSNGINRTYGEVSYGQLKTGTIEVNGKSVPTAPLSSLPMAREIAETLKSWMMDGKFFLNKPAELLPDADNS, from the coding sequence ATGAGTGAAAAACCAGTACAAAAGACATACGAAGAAATTAATGCCAGAATCAAAGCGGGTGAGGCTGTAATTGTAACTGCTGAAGAGATGGTCGGTATTGTTAAGGCTAAGGGCGCTGAAGGTGCTGCCAGGGAGGTTGACGTCGTTACCACCGGAACCTTCTCTCCCATGTGTTCATCTGGGGCATTCTTAAACTTTGGTCAGATGACTCCCACCATCAAAGCATCCAGAGTCTGGATTAACAAGGTTTCTGCTTATGCAGGACTAGCAGCAGTAGATTGTTATATCGGTGCAACAGAACCCGTCGAGGACGATCCTTTAAATAAATTGTATCCAGGAGAATTTCGATATGGCGGTGGCCATGTCATAGAGGATCTTCTTGCCGGAAAGAAGGTGTTTCTTGAGGCAAAAGCCTATGGAACTGATTGTTATCTGGCAAGGAAAATGAAAAAAGAGCTTACTCTTGCTGAGCTTCCCTATGCCATGCTCTGTAATCCAAGAAACGGGTACCAGAATTATAACTGTGCTGTGAACCTTTCCGATAAAGCGGTCCATACCTATATGGGAACCCTGAAACCCCATTGCAGAAATGCTAATTATTGTAGTGCCGGTGAGTTGAGTCCTTTGTTTAATGATCCGCATTACAAGACCATTGGAATCGGAACCAGAATTTTTCTTGGTGGCGGTATCGGCTATGTGACCTCACACGGAACTCAACATAATCCAAATGCTCCAAGGCATAAAAATGGTACCCCTGTTCGCCCTGCTGGCACAATCATGGTGCAGGGAGATATGAAACAAATGTCGTCACGTTTTATTCGTGGAATTTCAATTCTCGGATACGGAAACACCATGGCCGTGGGCCTGGGAATACCAATTCCAATTTTGAATGCTGAAATGGCTGCCTATACAGGGGTGTCGGATGATGAACTGTTTACTCAGGTTATAGATTACGGATATGATTATTCAAATGGTATAAACAGAACCTATGGTGAAGTGAGCTATGGCCAACTGAAAACTGGAACCATAGAGGTGAATGGGAAAAGCGTTCCAACGGCTCCATTATCAAGCCTGCCTATGGCTAGAGAAATTGCTGAAACCCTTAAGTCCTGGATGATGGATGGTAAGTTTTTTCTCAACAAACCGGCAGAACTTCTACCCGATGCCGACAACTCGTAA
- the pheA gene encoding prephenate dehydratase, whose translation MAKDLTPVRDGIDKIDNTILELLKERLSLAKSIGQLKDESKRAKWDPLRERQIYERLTKLNDGVFPDNSLHSIFHEIITTCRLSQQKIAVAYLGPEATFTHLAGVKYFGQSATYSPMESIADVFSEVEKGRTQYGIVPVENSIEGAVFSTLDSFMQYRTKICGEVRMEITHNLVCKSGDISDIQTVASHTQPLAQCREWLRKHLPSCPTLPVFSTGAAAQMAANNPNIGAIASSLAIKTYDLQVVVRGIEDYRGNTTRFLVIGKESPSPSGADRTSLLLGIMERPGALNEILSVIARAGINLAKIESRPIKGKQWKYLFFLDLMGHIEDEHIKDCCKTLNSLCSYYEWLGSYPQADESSSDA comes from the coding sequence ATGGCAAAAGATCTCACACCGGTTCGCGATGGAATAGACAAGATTGACAATACTATTCTTGAGCTCCTCAAAGAACGTCTTTCCCTTGCCAAGTCCATTGGCCAGCTAAAAGATGAAAGTAAGCGTGCCAAATGGGACCCTCTGCGCGAGAGGCAGATTTATGAACGCCTGACAAAGCTTAATGATGGAGTATTTCCAGACAATTCGCTTCACTCAATCTTCCATGAAATCATCACCACATGCAGACTTTCCCAGCAGAAGATTGCAGTAGCATATCTTGGCCCCGAGGCAACCTTCACCCATCTGGCTGGGGTGAAATACTTTGGCCAATCAGCCACATACAGCCCAATGGAATCCATCGCTGATGTTTTTTCGGAGGTGGAAAAAGGTCGAACTCAGTACGGAATCGTTCCCGTTGAAAACTCCATCGAGGGTGCCGTTTTTTCAACGCTTGATTCCTTTATGCAATACAGAACCAAAATTTGTGGTGAAGTGCGGATGGAAATAACCCACAATCTTGTCTGCAAATCTGGAGATATCAGCGATATCCAGACAGTGGCATCCCATACCCAGCCACTTGCCCAATGTCGGGAATGGCTGCGTAAACACCTACCGTCCTGCCCCACCCTTCCTGTTTTTTCGACCGGTGCGGCAGCTCAGATGGCAGCAAACAATCCTAATATCGGGGCAATAGCCTCTTCTCTCGCTATCAAGACCTACGACCTGCAGGTGGTGGTAAGAGGGATTGAAGACTACCGGGGTAACACAACACGCTTTCTGGTTATTGGAAAAGAGTCTCCATCACCAAGCGGTGCTGACAGAACATCCCTGCTCCTGGGAATTATGGAGCGTCCGGGTGCCTTAAACGAGATTTTAAGTGTTATTGCCCGCGCTGGTATCAACCTGGCAAAGATTGAATCCAGACCAATCAAGGGAAAACAGTGGAAATACCTCTTCTTCCTTGACCTGATGGGTCATATTGAAGATGAACATATCAAGGATTGCTGCAAAACCCTTAACTCACTCTGCTCATATTATGAATGGCTTGGTTCCTATCCGCAGGCGGACGAATCATCCTCCGATGCGTGA
- a CDS encoding HU family DNA-binding protein — MRNVVFREGSMNKKELVENIASAADISKAAAEKALNSTLAAIAETLKNGDKVTLVGFGTFSVSKREARKGRNPQTGKTINIPAKNVAKFKAGSKLSEAIN, encoded by the coding sequence ATTAGAAACGTAGTTTTCCGGGAGGGATCCATGAATAAGAAGGAATTAGTAGAGAATATTGCAAGTGCAGCAGATATTTCAAAAGCTGCAGCTGAAAAAGCACTGAACAGTACTCTCGCAGCCATCGCTGAAACCTTGAAAAATGGCGATAAGGTGACTTTAGTTGGTTTTGGTACTTTTTCTGTATCCAAGCGTGAAGCCCGTAAGGGAAGAAATCCTCAGACCGGAAAAACCATTAATATCCCAGCTAAAAATGTCGCCAAGTTCAAAGCTGGTTCCAAACTTTCCGAGGCTATTAACTAG